From a single Methylacidiphilum kamchatkense Kam1 genomic region:
- a CDS encoding amidohydrolase family protein, translating to MFLLKASHVVCKPGLILSPGAIRIRGNKIVEVATSLEALEGEKVLELGNSIIFPGFINSHCHLEYTLLKDKLSASKGSFVDWLQTIIQFKKTLSAIDYLKAHSMGIDLLLKSATTCVLDVVSIPEVFLFESPYPLRVFSFLELIDVNCSSWTDEKLAGSLLFFSNRASSTAIGLSPHSPYTASPELYALSKRWCLQENGLLMTHVAESYEEYEMFTQKKGGLFDFISRVEPRSARFKKSTPLRFLAENELLTKNAFLVHLNYLDETDWDWFKKNSWNVVYCPKSHAFFGHDPFPLRQLLSRGVNVVLGTDSLASNDSLDMRKEIQKARQACPEISIEDWWKMVTVNPAKALGLQGKLGEIAVGAYADLVAIPFNSSSSSDLLEALLYEQKEPSIVIINGKIVHSVEAL from the coding sequence ATGTTTCTTCTCAAAGCTTCCCATGTTGTATGTAAACCGGGGTTGATATTATCTCCTGGAGCAATTCGAATCAGAGGAAATAAAATAGTCGAGGTGGCGACTTCTTTGGAAGCGCTCGAAGGAGAAAAAGTCCTTGAATTAGGCAATTCCATAATTTTTCCTGGGTTTATCAATTCACACTGTCATTTAGAATACACGCTTTTGAAGGATAAATTGTCAGCTTCCAAAGGATCTTTTGTGGATTGGCTGCAGACTATTATTCAATTTAAGAAAACATTATCGGCAATTGACTATCTCAAAGCCCATAGCATGGGTATCGATTTACTTTTGAAGTCAGCCACTACCTGTGTCCTTGATGTCGTATCCATACCAGAAGTTTTTCTTTTTGAATCCCCTTATCCATTACGGGTCTTTAGTTTTCTTGAACTTATCGATGTCAACTGCTCTTCTTGGACGGATGAAAAATTAGCTGGCTCTCTTCTTTTTTTTAGCAACCGAGCTTCTTCGACAGCTATCGGACTATCTCCTCATTCTCCCTATACGGCAAGCCCTGAATTATACGCGTTATCAAAGAGGTGGTGCCTTCAAGAAAATGGATTATTAATGACTCATGTGGCAGAATCTTATGAAGAATATGAGATGTTCACGCAAAAAAAAGGAGGGTTGTTTGATTTTATCTCTCGGGTAGAGCCAAGGAGTGCAAGGTTTAAAAAATCCACCCCACTCCGTTTTCTTGCTGAAAATGAGCTGTTAACTAAAAATGCCTTTTTAGTCCATCTTAATTATCTAGACGAGACTGATTGGGATTGGTTTAAAAAAAATTCTTGGAATGTTGTTTATTGCCCTAAATCGCATGCCTTTTTTGGTCATGATCCTTTTCCTTTAAGGCAGCTTTTATCTAGAGGAGTCAATGTCGTTTTGGGAACCGACAGCCTGGCCTCCAACGACTCTTTAGATATGAGAAAAGAAATACAGAAGGCTCGACAAGCTTGCCCAGAAATATCCATAGAGGATTGGTGGAAGATGGTGACAGTGAATCCTGCTAAGGCTTTGGGACTGCAAGGCAAACTAGGAGAAATTGCTGTCGGTGCCTATGCGGATCTAGTGGCTATCCCTTTTAATTCTTCTTCTTCTTCTGATCTATTGGAAGCGCTCCTTTATGAACAAAAAGAGCCTTCGATTGTTATTATCAATGGAAAGATTGTTCATTCTGTAGAAGCTTTATGA
- a CDS encoding phosphatase PAP2 family protein, translating to MSLDLYVFYWINGAHTPWLDQLMPFISDLGNFRLPLWLLGISLLYFGKFRERLFVILVLFSVLVGDRLIIDSIKEMVHRPRPFQVLPNVRVVEKSNHIYYSNPSRTGERARGRSFPSGHAANNTAAAVMATAVYGLPAIWFWLWVFMVSYSRIYMGVHYPSDICAGWIISIIYSYTFLYCLHWLWKKYAPICFPKLYAQYPTLPLNLPFIKKERKKELS from the coding sequence ATGTCGCTGGATCTTTATGTCTTTTATTGGATCAATGGAGCGCATACGCCATGGCTGGATCAGTTGATGCCGTTTATTTCTGATTTGGGGAATTTTCGTTTGCCTTTATGGTTGCTTGGAATTTCCCTCCTTTATTTTGGAAAATTTAGAGAACGGTTGTTTGTTATTTTAGTGCTTTTTTCTGTTCTAGTTGGTGATCGGTTAATTATTGATTCAATCAAAGAAATGGTCCATAGACCAAGACCTTTTCAGGTGCTTCCCAATGTTAGAGTTGTGGAAAAATCTAATCATATCTACTATTCCAATCCTTCTAGGACAGGAGAGCGGGCAAGGGGAAGGTCTTTTCCTTCTGGACATGCAGCCAATAATACAGCTGCTGCGGTCATGGCTACAGCCGTATATGGATTGCCAGCTATTTGGTTCTGGTTATGGGTTTTCATGGTAAGCTACTCAAGAATATACATGGGAGTGCATTATCCTTCAGATATTTGTGCTGGTTGGATTATCTCCATAATTTATTCCTACACATTCCTTTATTGCTTGCATTGGCTTTGGAAGAAATATGCTCCAATATGTTTTCCAAAACTCTACGCCCAATATCCTACTTTACCCCTTAATCTTCCTTTCATTAAAAAGGAAAGGAAAAAAGAGCTTTCTTAA
- a CDS encoding heavy metal translocating P-type ATPase: MKIKLRIEGMTCSNCVRHVRNALTQVPKVVSAHVDLETSRAVVNAEEGCQPTQLLEAVKSAGYEAKLMEEEDEEEASRRWTRSLLLGISLTTILYISQFTVRSPPSWLGNFLFSLSVPSSWMTTLYVHWNFFFGLYLFLLALPVQIISGSSFYIGAYRQIRSGRLDMDTLVSLGSSSAFLLSTLGLLFPGIIEHYYFDEAAAIITLVSAGHWLEARVSSKANRTLKKLLELAPPYANLLLDNNVEKKVPVETLSVGQRVVLKPGERIPVDGEVIDGEGIVDESMLTGESRPVDKTPGKKVFAGTLNLNARLVIRVTSSGEKTVLAHIAEVVLKAQESRASIQNFVDKISSIFVIVVIAIAIVTALGWGMSGKTKWETALIRAASVLVVACPCAMGLATPAAIMVASNRLASLGVLIRDGSALEKCGKIKDVIFDKTGTLTEPVLSIDDPTYFFQDPSFADALAYSLCKSSLHPISRALAEKCKSAQPVPLMQWQEKPGAGIQAIYGDRIVRLGSVSWLKSLGVSGWEQQVNSAVGIGLSMDEKLLAFYPVYAPIKPYAKTVIAKLLARGYTVYILSGDKKEIAMKLGTEIGIPPENIIAEVRPEEKAAVVKRLQEKGKSIAFIGDGINDAPALAQADLGIAVLNASDIAKESADIVLLNADIEIIPVLLEISDKTLKTIKENLFWAFLYNTLAIPLAVMGKMSPSICAAAMGLSDLFVIGNALRLYKR, encoded by the coding sequence ATGAAAATAAAGTTACGAATCGAAGGTATGACATGTAGTAATTGTGTGAGGCATGTTCGAAACGCACTCACACAAGTTCCCAAGGTAGTGTCGGCTCATGTGGATCTGGAAACATCTCGGGCGGTAGTAAATGCTGAAGAAGGCTGTCAGCCGACACAGCTCCTGGAGGCGGTTAAGAGTGCTGGCTATGAGGCAAAGTTGATGGAAGAAGAAGATGAAGAGGAGGCTTCCAGGCGTTGGACCCGATCTCTTTTGTTGGGTATCTCTCTGACAACTATCCTTTATATAAGCCAATTTACCGTACGATCCCCTCCTTCCTGGTTAGGGAACTTCCTCTTTAGCCTTTCGGTACCCTCTTCGTGGATGACGACATTGTATGTGCATTGGAATTTCTTCTTTGGCCTTTATCTGTTTTTGCTAGCGCTACCTGTTCAAATAATCAGTGGCTCTTCCTTTTATATAGGAGCCTATCGTCAGATTCGTAGTGGCAGATTGGACATGGACACCCTTGTTTCTCTGGGCAGTTCTTCAGCTTTTCTTTTAAGCACTTTGGGTCTCCTCTTTCCTGGAATTATAGAACATTACTACTTTGATGAAGCGGCAGCCATTATCACTCTGGTAAGTGCCGGACATTGGCTGGAGGCAAGGGTCTCAAGTAAAGCCAATAGAACTCTTAAGAAGCTTTTGGAGCTGGCCCCTCCTTATGCAAATCTTTTGTTGGACAATAATGTAGAAAAAAAAGTACCAGTTGAAACCCTTTCTGTCGGTCAAAGAGTAGTTTTGAAACCGGGTGAACGGATCCCGGTGGATGGAGAGGTAATTGATGGAGAAGGCATTGTAGATGAAAGCATGCTAACAGGAGAAAGTAGACCAGTTGATAAGACTCCTGGTAAAAAAGTATTTGCAGGAACCCTTAACCTTAATGCTCGGCTTGTGATCCGCGTGACTTCTTCAGGAGAAAAAACGGTTCTTGCCCATATTGCTGAAGTTGTTTTGAAAGCTCAAGAAAGTCGGGCTTCCATTCAGAATTTTGTGGACAAGATAAGCAGTATTTTTGTGATTGTGGTTATAGCTATAGCCATTGTGACAGCTTTGGGATGGGGAATGTCAGGAAAGACCAAATGGGAAACGGCACTAATTAGAGCGGCTTCTGTTCTCGTAGTAGCCTGTCCCTGCGCTATGGGGCTTGCGACACCTGCGGCAATTATGGTGGCATCAAATCGACTGGCTTCTTTAGGGGTACTGATCAGGGACGGATCTGCCCTAGAAAAATGTGGAAAAATTAAAGATGTTATTTTCGACAAAACTGGAACGTTAACTGAACCTGTATTAAGTATAGACGATCCAACTTATTTCTTTCAAGATCCTTCCTTTGCAGATGCGCTTGCTTATTCCCTTTGCAAATCAAGTCTCCATCCGATAAGTCGTGCATTGGCAGAAAAGTGTAAAAGTGCTCAACCTGTTCCTTTGATGCAGTGGCAAGAAAAGCCAGGAGCGGGCATTCAAGCGATTTATGGAGATCGAATAGTAAGGTTGGGTTCTGTTTCATGGCTAAAAAGCCTAGGTGTCAGTGGTTGGGAGCAACAAGTCAATAGTGCTGTTGGAATTGGATTATCTATGGACGAGAAACTGTTGGCTTTTTATCCTGTGTATGCTCCTATTAAACCTTATGCTAAAACGGTCATTGCAAAACTCTTAGCTAGAGGCTATACCGTATACATCCTTTCTGGAGATAAAAAGGAAATTGCCATGAAATTGGGAACAGAAATAGGCATTCCCCCTGAAAACATAATCGCTGAAGTCCGTCCTGAAGAGAAGGCCGCTGTCGTTAAGCGGCTTCAGGAAAAGGGTAAATCGATTGCTTTTATTGGAGATGGGATAAATGATGCTCCCGCTTTAGCTCAAGCAGATTTGGGAATTGCCGTTTTGAATGCCAGTGATATTGCTAAGGAGTCCGCTGATATTGTCTTGCTGAATGCGGATATAGAGATTATTCCAGTCCTATTAGAAATCAGTGATAAAACCCTTAAAACAATAAAAGAAAATCTTTTTTGGGCATTCTTGTATAATACCTTAGCTATTCCTCTTGCGGTGATGGGAAAAATGTCTCCTTCGATTTGCGCGGCCGCTATGGGATTATCTGATCTTTTTGTTATTGGGAATGCTTTGAGGCTTTATAAACGATAA
- a CDS encoding aspartate-semialdehyde dehydrogenase, producing MGLKIGIVGATGAVGVEAIKLLEESKLPISELRLFASSRSVGKKIGFLGEELPIAELSFHAFKGLDFVIFSAGSSVSQQFAPIAKESGAIVIDNSSFFRLQPNVPLVVPEVNKEDLKSHKGIIANPNCTAAILSVALWPIHLVATIERVIVSTYQAVSGAGAKAILELETQLRHFVYGKPIVPEVFPEQIAFNVFSHNSPVTENGYNGEENKVMQEIRKIFHYPNLNICATCIRVPVFRAHSESVVIETAKKLDAQQTRSILSKAPGVLVVDDPQNGYFPTPLKASGKKEVLVGRIREDLSHPRGIAFFLSGDQLLKGAAWNAVQILQALL from the coding sequence ATGGGATTAAAAATTGGAATTGTTGGGGCGACAGGGGCTGTTGGTGTAGAAGCAATTAAGCTTTTGGAAGAGAGCAAGCTGCCAATATCTGAGCTGCGCCTGTTCGCATCGTCCAGATCAGTCGGTAAAAAAATTGGGTTTTTAGGAGAAGAGCTTCCAATTGCAGAACTATCTTTTCATGCTTTCAAAGGTCTTGATTTTGTAATTTTTAGTGCAGGCAGTTCAGTTTCACAACAGTTTGCTCCGATTGCCAAAGAAAGTGGGGCGATTGTTATTGACAATTCCTCTTTTTTTAGACTCCAACCCAATGTTCCCTTGGTTGTTCCAGAAGTTAATAAAGAAGATCTAAAAAGTCATAAAGGAATTATTGCCAATCCTAACTGTACGGCGGCTATCCTCTCGGTTGCTTTGTGGCCAATTCATCTGGTGGCAACGATTGAGCGAGTGATTGTCTCTACTTATCAAGCGGTCAGCGGAGCTGGCGCCAAAGCCATATTGGAATTGGAGACTCAGCTACGTCATTTTGTCTATGGAAAGCCGATTGTTCCTGAAGTTTTTCCAGAGCAAATCGCTTTTAATGTTTTTTCTCATAACAGCCCGGTTACCGAAAACGGGTATAATGGAGAAGAAAACAAGGTGATGCAAGAAATTCGGAAAATTTTCCATTACCCAAATCTTAACATCTGTGCTACTTGCATCCGAGTTCCTGTTTTTAGAGCGCATTCTGAGTCAGTAGTGATTGAAACTGCTAAGAAACTAGATGCGCAGCAAACAAGAAGTATACTTTCTAAGGCTCCCGGAGTTTTAGTCGTCGATGATCCTCAGAATGGATATTTTCCAACACCACTTAAAGCTTCTGGAAAGAAAGAAGTATTAGTGGGAAGAATTAGAGAAGACCTGTCTCATCCTCGTGGGATTGCCTTCTTCTTAAGTGGAGATCAACTGCTGAAAGGAGCAGCTTGGAATGCTGTTCAAATTCTTCAAGCTCTTCTTTAG
- a CDS encoding bactofilin family protein yields MNFHQLDKAESQKPMDESSKVTILDQHSEFQGSVGFSGELQLNGKLEGDIHSEDGVLLIGPNAIVKAEIKAKTIIVRGQVEGNLFAKERLELLNTSKVFGDIKTASLLIEPGAIFVGKSESLLLDRIEKPNFSSFFKILSASKNEPMAKKASVVQQEASSQKPSPVTKPSEQKPSVQPESRPLSGK; encoded by the coding sequence GTGAATTTTCATCAGTTAGATAAAGCTGAATCCCAAAAACCAATGGATGAATCCTCAAAGGTAACTATTCTGGATCAACATAGCGAATTTCAAGGATCCGTAGGTTTTAGCGGTGAATTACAACTTAATGGCAAACTCGAAGGGGATATCCATTCAGAGGATGGGGTATTGCTGATAGGCCCTAATGCAATTGTAAAAGCTGAAATAAAAGCAAAAACAATTATTGTCAGAGGACAAGTAGAAGGGAACCTTTTTGCAAAAGAAAGACTAGAACTGCTCAATACTTCCAAAGTATTTGGCGATATTAAAACCGCCTCTCTATTGATCGAGCCAGGGGCAATCTTCGTGGGCAAGTCAGAAAGCCTTCTATTAGATCGCATTGAGAAACCGAATTTTTCTTCGTTTTTTAAGATTCTATCGGCCTCAAAAAATGAACCGATGGCCAAAAAGGCTTCGGTGGTTCAACAAGAAGCCTCCTCTCAGAAACCTTCTCCAGTAACTAAGCCCTCCGAACAGAAGCCATCGGTCCAACCAGAAAGTAGGCCGCTCTCTGGTAAGTAG